Part of the Halomarina litorea genome is shown below.
CCTTTCTGGACTCGTCGACGTGAGTGGCCTCGTCGCGCCACGCCTCGGGGATGAGCATCCGGAGGGCGTGGGGCAGGTCGCGGCCCGACTCCAGGAGGAGTTCGAGGGCGTTGTCCACGCTCGCGGTGTCGGACTGTTCGGGGTCGTCGATGATGGGGCGGATGGTGTCGAGGTCGCGCTCCGAGAACTCGGGGTGGGCGACGTCGTTCTGTCGCGCCCGCATCCAGTTGATGTTCCCCTGGATGGTGTTGAACTCGCCGTTGTGGATGATGCGGCGGTAGGGGTGCGCGAGGTGCCACGCGCCGAGCGTGTTCGTCGAGAACCGGGCGTGGACCATCACGAACGTCGAACGCACCCGGTCGTCGGTCAGGTCGGGGTAGTAGGCGGGGAGCTGTTCGCACTTCAGGAGGCCCTTGTAGACGAGCGTGGTCCGCGAGAGCGAGCAGACGTAGAAGCGACCGCTGCCGTCAGGCGCGCGCTCCTCGACGGCGCTCTCGACGGCGTTGCGAGCCACGTAGAGGCGGCGGTCGAACGCCTCTTCGGTGCAGTCGTCGTCGGGGGCGACGGCGACCTGCCAGACGTCGGGTTCGGAGTCGAGGGCGGTCTTCCCGAGGCCGTCGTTGTCCGTGGGGACGTCGCGCCAGCCGACCACGTCGAGACCGTGGTTCTCGACGACCTCCTCGAAGAGGTCCTGCAGGCGCTCGCGGGCGGTCCCGTCCTGCGGGAAGAACAGCGAGCCGACCGCGTAGGTCTCCGGCAGTTCGTCGAACTCGTCGGCGAGGAACTCGTCGGGCCGCTGGAGCATGATGCCCGCGCCGTCGCCCGTGTCCTCCTCGGCACCGGTCGTCCCCCGATGTTCGAGGTTCCCGAGCAGGTCCAGCCCGTCGGATACGACGCCGTGCGATGCGCTCCCGTCGAGGTCCATGACGACGCCCACGCCACAACTGCCGCGGGAGTCGTCGGGGGACGCGAGCCCGGCACCGCTCGCGAAGTCGGTGGTTCGTCCAGTCATACCTAGGTGCGGCGGGCCGCCCCCTATGAGGGTTATCCTCAAGGGGGTTTGGGCATATTAATGCTATATTAAGGCATAGTTTGCGGCTAAGGATTTAGTATCCTCCTAGAGGTTCATGAGGGATACCGGGCCGGGGGCGAGGGACCGGCCTCAGTAGGACTTCGCGAAGTACGCCGTCGTGACGCTCTCCTCCTCGCAGACCCCGCAGGTGTCGTGGACGGGTTCTTCGTCCTCGTCCATGGGGACCATGACGATCTCGGCGGCGATTTCGTCCTTGATGGCCGTCTCGCAGGCCTCCTCGCCGCACCAGCCGGTCTTGACGTAGCCGCCGTGCTGACCGATGGTGCCGAGAATCTGCCCGCGGCCGTGGGCCTCCCGGACGTTCTCCTCCAGTCGCTCCTCGCTCGCGGCGTACAGCTTCGCGTACACTGTGTCGAGGGCGTCCTCGACGGTGCTCGTGATGTCCTCGCGGGTCGCCACCTCGTTCTCGCCGTCGGGGCGGTGGACGAGGGTAGCCTCGCCGTCTTCGACCTCGTGGGGACCCACCTCGATGCGGAGGGGGACGCCCTTCAGCTCCCACTCGTTGTACTTGAAGCCGGGGTTTCGCTCGTCCCGGTCGTCGAGGTGGACGCGGACGCCCGCCTCGTCAAGTTCCTCGGTCAGGCCCTCGGCGTACTCCAGCACCTCGTCGCGGGTGTCCTCCTGCCAGATGGGGACGACGACGACCTGTTCGGGCGCGAGCGTGGGAGGCAGGACGAGGCCCTGGTCGTCGGAGTGGCTCATCACGAGTGCGCCGATGGCGCGCCACGAGAGGCCCCACGAGGTGGTGTGGGCTAACTGGTCCTCCTCGCCCTCGTCGGCGTAGGTCACGTCGTAGGCCTCCGCGAAGGAAGTGCCGAGGTGGTGGGAGGTGCCGCCCTGCACGCTCTTCCCGTCGGGCATCAGGGCCTCGACGGTGGTGGTGGTGTCCGCGCCGGGGAACTTGTCGTGGTCGGGCTTGCGCCCGCGCATGACCGAGAGGGCGAGGACGTCCGTGTAGAGCCGTTCGTACTGGTCGAGGCGGGTCATCGTCTCCTCCCACGCGTCCTCGTGGCTCTTGTGGGCGGTGTGGCCCTCCTGCCAGAGGAACTCCTTCGTCCGGAAGAAGGGCTTCGTGTCGGTGGCCTCCCAGCGCACGACCGAACACCACTGGTTCAGGCGCAGGGGGAGGTCACGGTGCGAGCGGACCCACTGGGACATGTAGGGGGTGATGATGGACTCGCTGGTGGGGCGGACAGCGAGTCGCTCCTCCAGTTCCTCGTGGCCGCCCTGCGTGACCCACGCCACCTCGGGGTCGAACCCCTCGACGATGTCCTTCTCGCGTTCGAGGTAGGACTCGGGAATCATGAGGGGGAAGTAGGCGTTCTGGACGCCGGTGTTCTTGAACTCGCCGTCGAGGTAGCTCTGGATGCCCTCCCAGATGGCGTACCCACGGGGGCGGGTGACGATGAACCCGCCCATGGGGGCGTAGTCGGCGAGGCCGGCTTTCTGGACGACTTCGGCGTACCAGTCGCCGGGGCTGTGCTGTTTCGACTCGGTGATTCCGAGTTCCTGGTCGGTGTCGCTCATGTCTAGTGCTGTCTGCGGGACGATTTAAACGCGGTGCGTTTCGGTCGGCGGGGGAGAAGTGGTGGTGGCGCGCGGGCCACCCGGTGTCGGCCGGCGGCGGGACCCGTCGGCTCGCCAGGCGGCGAATCGCGAGTGGGTCCGTCGGTCCATATCCGAGAGCGGGCCGGCGAGACGGATAAACCGTCCGAAGCCGTGTCACGCGTTCGCATTGTGACCGACGAGGCGACACGCCGGGGTGTGGGGTGATGGTTGGCAGGGGGACGCGACGGAGGCTCGGATACCGGCACGCCGGAGGGGAGGCGTGTGTTCGACCCTCGGGGCCTCCTCACCATGCCACAGTACCCCGACAGGTCGTGGCGACGATGGGCGGACGACCGAGGGCGGCTCTCACAGTCGGTGACCTGCGACACCGACACACGGATATGGCTCTCGGCCGATTGGGTGAGCGATGAGTGGCGCCGCGACACCGTTTGCGGGGACCCGACTGACGCTGGACCTCTGGCACCCGAACTGCTGGGCCATCGAAGCGACCGAGCGAGCGGGTGGCGGGGTGCTCGCCCACGCCATCTACACCGCGCCGACCGCGGGCGAGGCGGTCAACGGCCTGTTCACCGCCTACGGCGACTCCGAGCGGGAGGTCGAAGCCCTCCTCGGCGCCGTCCGCGAGTCGTCGTACGCCGGCGAGGTCCAGGAACTCCAGACGCGCTTCGGG
Proteins encoded:
- the proS gene encoding proline--tRNA ligase, encoding MSDTDQELGITESKQHSPGDWYAEVVQKAGLADYAPMGGFIVTRPRGYAIWEGIQSYLDGEFKNTGVQNAYFPLMIPESYLEREKDIVEGFDPEVAWVTQGGHEELEERLAVRPTSESIITPYMSQWVRSHRDLPLRLNQWCSVVRWEATDTKPFFRTKEFLWQEGHTAHKSHEDAWEETMTRLDQYERLYTDVLALSVMRGRKPDHDKFPGADTTTTVEALMPDGKSVQGGTSHHLGTSFAEAYDVTYADEGEEDQLAHTTSWGLSWRAIGALVMSHSDDQGLVLPPTLAPEQVVVVPIWQEDTRDEVLEYAEGLTEELDEAGVRVHLDDRDERNPGFKYNEWELKGVPLRIEVGPHEVEDGEATLVHRPDGENEVATREDITSTVEDALDTVYAKLYAASEERLEENVREAHGRGQILGTIGQHGGYVKTGWCGEEACETAIKDEIAAEIVMVPMDEDEEPVHDTCGVCEEESVTTAYFAKSY